From Lujinxingia litoralis, one genomic window encodes:
- a CDS encoding TetR/AcrR family transcriptional regulator: MAEPDKQRGSTEKRGRILEGALRAFAKKGFYNTKVSEIASEAGVADGTIYLYFKNKDDLLISLFEDRMEWIIDRLQTELKAVDGGVLERLKAFIHLHFRLAIEDRDLAEFITVELRQSAKFVKEYKNPKFADYLKILHGLIDQGQSEGIFRSDLDSRLVGRALFGALDEVLLQLTLARTAPNDVKNEAEQISSMIIDGLIVRPHSTMD; this comes from the coding sequence ATGGCTGAGCCGGACAAGCAGCGCGGCAGCACTGAAAAGCGCGGGCGCATTCTCGAAGGCGCCCTGCGTGCCTTCGCCAAGAAGGGGTTCTACAATACCAAGGTCTCCGAGATTGCCAGCGAAGCCGGTGTGGCCGACGGCACGATCTACCTCTACTTCAAGAACAAAGATGACCTGCTCATCTCGCTCTTTGAAGACCGCATGGAGTGGATCATTGACCGGTTGCAGACCGAGCTTAAAGCGGTCGATGGCGGCGTGCTGGAGCGCCTCAAGGCGTTCATCCACCTGCACTTTCGCCTGGCCATTGAAGACCGGGATCTGGCGGAGTTCATCACCGTGGAACTGCGCCAGAGCGCGAAGTTTGTCAAAGAATATAAGAACCCCAAGTTTGCCGATTATCTGAAGATCCTTCACGGCCTGATTGACCAGGGCCAGTCCGAGGGCATCTTCCGCAGCGATCTGGACAGCCGCCTGGTCGGCCGCGCGCTCTTTGGCGCCCTCGACGAGGTTCTGTTGCAGCTTACCCTGGCGCGCACCGCCCCCAACGATGTCAAAAACGAGGCCGAGCAGATCTCGAGCATGATCATCGATGGGCTTATTGTACGCCCCCATTCCACGATGGATTGA
- a CDS encoding electron transfer flavoprotein subunit beta/FixA family protein, producing MKILTTVKRVTDPDMKVKIKPDQSGVVTDGVEYKMNSFDEYGVEEAIKLKEAHGGEIVVVSVGPSSATKEIRTAMAMGADRGILVETDAELDSDAVARVLAEVVRRESPDIIVMGKQAVDSDRNQTGQILASYLDYPQATFAYSLEVADGWATVGREVDGGTATKRVKLPAIITADLRLNEPRYASLPGIMKAKRKPLETLSPSDLGVDIANKVNVLLFEAPEEREAGEIVEDIDTLIDRLKNKAKVL from the coding sequence GTGAAAATTCTCACGACTGTGAAGCGGGTCACCGACCCGGACATGAAGGTCAAGATCAAACCTGACCAGAGCGGCGTTGTCACCGACGGCGTCGAGTACAAAATGAACTCCTTCGACGAGTACGGCGTCGAAGAAGCCATCAAGCTCAAGGAAGCCCACGGCGGCGAAATCGTCGTGGTCTCGGTGGGTCCGTCCTCGGCGACCAAAGAGATTCGCACGGCGATGGCCATGGGTGCCGACCGCGGCATCCTGGTGGAAACCGACGCCGAGCTCGACAGCGACGCGGTAGCCCGCGTGCTGGCCGAGGTCGTGCGCCGCGAGTCCCCCGATATCATCGTGATGGGCAAGCAGGCCGTCGACAGCGACCGCAACCAGACCGGTCAGATCCTGGCCTCCTACCTGGACTACCCGCAGGCCACCTTCGCCTACAGCCTGGAAGTCGCCGATGGCTGGGCCACGGTGGGTCGCGAAGTCGACGGTGGAACCGCCACCAAGCGCGTGAAGCTGCCGGCCATCATCACCGCCGACCTTCGCCTCAACGAGCCGCGCTACGCCAGCCTCCCGGGCATCATGAAGGCCAAGCGCAAACCCCTGGAGACGCTGTCCCCCTCGGACCTGGGCGTGGATATCGCCAACAAGGTCAACGTGCTTCTCTTCGAAGCTCCCGAGGAGCGTGAAGCCGGCGAGATCGTCGAGGACATCGACACGCTGATCGACCGCCTCAAGAACAAGGCCAAGGTCCTCTAA
- a CDS encoding electron transfer flavoprotein subunit alpha/FixB family protein, with amino-acid sequence MANVLVVAEHLDGKLRKVTLPTITFAQQTAALTGGEVHVLVLGNGTDAVAAEVAKYGVSKVHFANSPVFENYLAETYAPAIVKAAQAIGATVVAAPSSTTGKDVLPRVAAKLDAGMVSDAIAVFDDGGIKFRRPLWAGNVLTTVEVVTPVKVITVRTTDFEAPAEGDAAAVEAFDAGLAAPDNAEFVSFDQVKSERPELTDAAVVVAGGRGLKSGENFQMIMNLADTLGGAVGASRAAVDSGYAPNDWQIGQTGKVVAPDLYFAVAISGAIQHLAGMKGSKTIVAINKDADAPIFQVADFGLVGDAFEIVPALTEKLKGIV; translated from the coding sequence ATGGCCAACGTACTCGTTGTCGCCGAACATCTCGACGGGAAGCTTCGTAAGGTCACCCTTCCCACCATTACCTTTGCCCAGCAGACGGCCGCGCTGACCGGCGGTGAGGTCCACGTGCTGGTGCTGGGCAACGGCACCGATGCCGTCGCCGCCGAAGTTGCAAAGTACGGCGTGAGCAAGGTGCACTTTGCCAACAGCCCGGTCTTTGAAAACTACCTCGCTGAGACCTACGCGCCGGCCATCGTGAAGGCCGCGCAGGCGATCGGCGCCACGGTTGTCGCCGCTCCCTCGAGCACCACCGGTAAAGACGTGCTCCCGCGCGTCGCCGCCAAGCTCGACGCCGGTATGGTCTCCGACGCCATCGCCGTGTTCGACGACGGTGGCATCAAGTTCCGCCGTCCGCTCTGGGCCGGTAACGTGCTGACCACCGTGGAAGTCGTCACCCCGGTCAAGGTCATCACCGTTCGCACCACCGACTTCGAAGCCCCCGCCGAAGGCGATGCCGCCGCCGTGGAAGCCTTCGATGCCGGCTTGGCCGCTCCGGATAACGCGGAGTTCGTCTCCTTTGATCAGGTCAAGAGCGAGCGCCCCGAGCTCACCGATGCCGCCGTGGTTGTGGCCGGTGGTCGTGGTCTGAAGTCTGGCGAGAACTTCCAGATGATCATGAACCTGGCCGACACCCTGGGCGGCGCCGTCGGCGCCAGCCGCGCGGCGGTCGACAGTGGCTACGCCCCCAACGACTGGCAGATTGGCCAGACCGGTAAGGTCGTCGCCCCGGATCTCTACTTCGCCGTGGCCATCAGCGGTGCCATCCAGCACCTGGCCGGCATGAAGGGCTCCAAGACCATCGTGGCGATCAACAAAGACGCTGACGCCCCGATCTTCCAGGTCGCCGACTTCGGCCTGGTGGGCGATGCGTTCGAAATCGTCCCGGCCCTGACCGAAAAGCTCAAGGGCATCGTCTGA
- a CDS encoding universal stress protein → MSVEAGDMYRVEQVLVPLDFSTSSRSALAFARALGGEEPARMQVGHALEPMPPYVRRVLFPYAALGEDDREFEAELIEEARAELERYFEFDDRLRRRMIGEPVVEMGASREQVARWAGRFDVEAVVMGAVGEQSGGAGHQLGATALRVLESSSRPVVLVRQHDPRPRLKRILVALDLEATSAEVLEVGLGMALQHGCELELLFVLPSPLAQDSAGLLKSQVRFDERQARSRLKNKIEALFERTVEQVDVPFPQREKARELTSTTRVEVGDPAATIVKRAYDIDADLVVIGARSGPRAAGGNLGSVARGVASGATAHVMVVPPETKSTPLTRED, encoded by the coding sequence GTGAGCGTTGAGGCAGGTGACATGTACCGCGTCGAACAGGTGTTGGTCCCGCTGGATTTTTCTACCTCCAGCCGCAGTGCGCTGGCTTTTGCCCGCGCCCTCGGTGGAGAGGAGCCGGCGCGCATGCAGGTCGGGCACGCCCTGGAGCCGATGCCTCCCTATGTGCGTCGGGTTCTATTTCCTTATGCTGCGCTCGGGGAAGATGATCGCGAGTTTGAGGCGGAACTCATTGAGGAGGCCCGCGCCGAGTTGGAGCGCTACTTCGAGTTCGACGATCGCCTGCGCCGTCGCATGATCGGGGAACCCGTCGTCGAGATGGGCGCGAGCCGCGAGCAGGTTGCGCGATGGGCAGGGCGCTTCGACGTCGAGGCGGTGGTCATGGGGGCGGTTGGTGAGCAGAGCGGTGGGGCCGGACACCAGCTGGGGGCGACGGCACTGCGCGTGTTGGAGAGTTCGAGCCGACCGGTGGTGCTGGTTCGTCAGCACGACCCGCGTCCTCGCCTCAAACGTATTCTGGTGGCGCTGGACCTGGAGGCGACCAGCGCCGAGGTGTTGGAGGTGGGGCTGGGGATGGCGCTGCAACACGGCTGCGAGCTCGAGCTGCTCTTTGTGCTGCCTTCGCCGCTGGCCCAGGATAGCGCCGGGCTCTTGAAGAGCCAGGTGCGCTTTGATGAGCGTCAGGCGCGATCTCGGCTCAAGAACAAGATCGAAGCTCTTTTTGAGCGCACCGTGGAGCAGGTGGACGTTCCCTTCCCGCAACGGGAGAAGGCCCGGGAGTTGACCTCGACCACCCGGGTTGAAGTCGGTGATCCGGCGGCGACCATTGTGAAGCGCGCGTATGATATCGACGCCGATCTGGTGGTGATCGGCGCGCGTTCGGGTCCGCGGGCTGCGGGGGGCAACCTGGGGTCGGTGGCTCGCGGCGTGGCGAGCGGGGCGACCGCGCATGTGATGGTGGTTCCGCCCGAGACCAAGAGCACCCCGCTGACTCGCGAAGACTAG
- a CDS encoding fused MFS/spermidine synthase — protein sequence MVVLFTLTIFLSALLLFVVQPMAGKMLLPFLGGTPGVWNTCMMFFQAVLLGGYLWAHGLQRLRPRRQLVLHGGLLLAALLALPLSMTRMDLSSPLLSSYPNLWLLAALGLGVGLPFLALSTTSPLIQAWFARLDHRRSRDPYFLYAASNAGSLLALVGFPLLVEPIFGVRAQASLWSGAFALLVALLVGCGVLTLRGGAQTRDVEVGAPDGEDGQVAPTRASVPGPDARSRGRWVLYAFVPSSLMLGVTSYISTDVAAFPLLWVIPLALYTGSFILVFSSLRLSLALMGRVMSLVGVALLVAWIMGATHPAWLLLPLHIVFFGLAALVIHGRLARARPAASHLTSFYLHMSIGGLLGGIFNSLLAPMIFDRIWEYPLVMILACALRPQSEAERADPDRRWKRAAPVAATLLMLATMGALRIFDITITQISAVLLFGIPAAIAYSQVERPRRLALGLLGVLAASTFFPGIAGNVIFKERTFFGTVQIAESAAHYRMVHGGTVHGQVLKEDPGCTPLAYYHRQGPMGGLFELYHSSELPRRVGVIGLGLGSHACYARSEDEMTFYELDPTVIEVAKRYGPLKRSPAGALDFVVGDARIQLQQSDAEPYGLLIVDAFSSDAIPVHLLTVEAFALYVSRMERGGLLAVHISNRYFDLLPVLRRQAREQGIHLRVLDDAPGAEIDVNAARQPSTWVVLTEDRLAIEELERLDPRWARSEGREVLWTDDHANVLNAWRR from the coding sequence GTGGTTGTTCTGTTTACACTCACGATTTTTTTGAGTGCGCTGTTGCTCTTTGTCGTCCAGCCGATGGCCGGCAAGATGCTGCTACCCTTTCTCGGGGGAACTCCCGGGGTGTGGAACACCTGCATGATGTTTTTTCAGGCGGTGCTCCTGGGGGGCTATCTATGGGCGCATGGCCTTCAACGCCTGCGCCCCCGGCGCCAGCTGGTGTTGCATGGGGGGCTGCTGCTGGCGGCGCTGCTGGCGTTGCCGCTGAGCATGACCCGCATGGACCTGAGCAGCCCGCTGCTCTCCTCTTACCCCAACCTGTGGTTGCTGGCGGCGCTGGGGCTGGGCGTGGGGCTGCCCTTTTTGGCGCTTTCGACCACCTCACCACTGATTCAGGCCTGGTTTGCGCGTCTGGACCACCGGCGCTCCCGTGACCCTTATTTTTTGTACGCGGCCAGTAACGCGGGGAGCCTCCTGGCGTTGGTGGGGTTTCCCCTGCTGGTCGAGCCGATCTTCGGGGTGCGCGCGCAGGCCTCCCTGTGGAGTGGAGCGTTCGCGCTGCTGGTGGCGCTCCTTGTGGGATGTGGCGTCCTGACGCTGCGAGGCGGCGCACAGACGCGTGATGTGGAGGTCGGGGCCCCCGATGGCGAGGATGGGCAGGTCGCCCCGACGCGGGCGTCGGTTCCCGGCCCCGATGCGCGTTCGCGCGGGCGGTGGGTGCTCTACGCCTTTGTGCCCTCCAGCCTGATGCTCGGGGTTACCAGCTACATCAGCACCGATGTGGCGGCGTTTCCGCTGCTCTGGGTGATTCCGCTGGCGCTCTACACCGGATCTTTCATCCTGGTGTTCTCCTCACTGCGCCTGAGTCTGGCGTTGATGGGGCGAGTGATGAGCCTGGTGGGCGTGGCGCTGCTGGTGGCCTGGATTATGGGGGCAACGCATCCGGCCTGGCTCCTTCTACCGTTGCATATTGTCTTTTTTGGGCTGGCGGCTCTGGTGATTCACGGCCGGCTGGCGCGCGCGCGGCCGGCTGCCTCCCACCTGACGTCTTTTTATCTGCATATGTCGATCGGGGGCCTGCTCGGAGGGATCTTCAACAGTCTGCTGGCGCCGATGATCTTTGACCGAATCTGGGAGTATCCGCTGGTCATGATTCTGGCCTGTGCGCTGCGTCCGCAGTCTGAGGCGGAGAGGGCCGATCCGGATCGCCGCTGGAAGCGGGCCGCGCCTGTGGCGGCTACCCTCCTGATGCTCGCCACCATGGGGGCGCTGCGCATCTTTGACATCACTATCACCCAGATAAGCGCGGTGCTTCTCTTCGGGATCCCGGCGGCGATAGCCTACAGCCAGGTGGAGCGCCCGCGCCGCCTGGCCCTGGGGCTGCTGGGGGTGCTGGCCGCGTCGACATTTTTTCCGGGCATCGCCGGCAACGTGATTTTTAAAGAGCGCACCTTCTTCGGGACGGTGCAGATTGCGGAGTCGGCCGCGCACTACCGGATGGTTCACGGGGGCACGGTGCACGGCCAGGTGCTGAAAGAAGACCCGGGGTGCACGCCCCTGGCGTATTACCATCGTCAGGGGCCGATGGGAGGGCTCTTTGAACTCTACCACAGCAGCGAGTTACCCCGGCGTGTGGGGGTGATCGGGCTGGGGCTGGGCTCGCACGCCTGCTACGCTCGCTCAGAAGATGAGATGACGTTTTATGAGCTCGACCCGACGGTCATCGAGGTCGCGAAGCGCTACGGGCCTCTGAAGCGCTCGCCGGCCGGGGCGCTGGACTTTGTGGTGGGCGATGCGCGCATTCAATTGCAGCAGTCGGATGCCGAGCCCTACGGATTGCTCATCGTCGATGCGTTTAGCTCGGATGCCATCCCCGTTCATCTGCTGACCGTGGAGGCGTTCGCTCTCTACGTCAGTCGCATGGAGCGCGGGGGGCTGCTGGCCGTGCACATTTCCAATCGTTACTTTGACCTTTTGCCTGTGCTCCGGCGTCAGGCCCGCGAGCAGGGGATTCATCTGCGGGTGCTCGACGATGCGCCCGGCGCCGAGATCGATGTCAACGCCGCCCGTCAGCCCTCGACCTGGGTGGTGCTCACTGAGGACCGCCTGGCGATCGAGGAACTGGAGCGTCTCGACCCGCGTTGGGCGCGCTCGGAGGGCAGAGAAGTGCTCTGGACCGACGATCACGCCAACGTTCTGAATGCCTGGCGACGATAG
- a CDS encoding CarD family transcriptional regulator: MTPFKVGDKAVYPAQGVAEVVGIDTKEIMGTSQTFYVLRVMDSDKRIMIPVNNVKNVGLRSVMSGKELEEVYDILRERDVDLNQQTWNRRYRAYLEKIQTGSPYEIAEVLRDLNLLKFHKALSFGERKMLDKARRLLVQEMAVAKDASEEAVMEELEHIFTA, encoded by the coding sequence GTGACCCCGTTTAAGGTTGGAGATAAGGCCGTTTACCCCGCTCAAGGGGTGGCGGAGGTGGTGGGCATCGACACCAAAGAGATCATGGGCACGAGCCAGACCTTCTACGTGCTGCGCGTGATGGACTCGGATAAGCGCATCATGATCCCGGTGAACAACGTCAAAAACGTCGGTCTGCGCAGCGTGATGAGCGGCAAAGAGCTCGAGGAGGTCTATGACATCCTGCGGGAGCGCGATGTCGATCTGAACCAGCAGACCTGGAACCGTCGCTACCGCGCTTATCTGGAGAAGATCCAGACGGGCAGCCCCTACGAGATCGCGGAAGTGCTGCGCGATCTCAACCTCTTGAAGTTCCATAAAGCGCTGAGCTTTGGGGAGCGTAAGATGCTCGACAAGGCCCGTCGCCTGCTGGTTCAGGAGATGGCCGTGGCCAAAGACGCCTCTGAGGAGGCGGTGATGGAAGAGCTCGAGCACATCTTTACGGCCTGA
- a CDS encoding peptidylprolyl isomerase, translating into MHASSTLFSRRLKSCLMLLAAASVVGACKPSPESPAPRAEEQVEAPVEAPAGEDVDPTTEVVSGEGLSVTLGEVEKAVDRLRIFAPRAEDGAFARADERWFRTPQAQSSLVNNLLHFKVMRMKAQELELSISPADEIAMLESQEQMQPFLPLFQENDQSEALRAHLSAAGLSVEDVRHLLHDMIYAQKVHDALIERFDDEKLWKIYEAANDTATVVAVRGTNTPTSREIDEAVSTMASEIEAYYRDNPLRYMRPQTAKLTVLRPKSGENPEAVQEAARRLKSGEEPEAIAAGLGLELRPEAFLILPENPKIFEEGAEDVGFAISGPRGQYAYRVLERIEPTPMELNRPLRREIASHLMRTRGIVPSARQRLQPALALLNEVPTGKALSPAQIEGLITALENAGFEAVHSEPFSVKGTGYIPGLGLAEELAQAAAERTLDEPTLDEPLKSRDDIFVFRLVDRQHPSREAFAQDKESFRESFMAHNGHRLSQQLVNATREERNIIMNLQAVSRRYPLMSKDELAAFASEQAAAHQAAPSPSAAEAQASNPTGK; encoded by the coding sequence ATGCACGCAAGCTCGACGCTTTTTTCACGACGCCTCAAATCATGCCTGATGTTGCTGGCGGCCGCCTCCGTGGTGGGCGCGTGTAAACCCTCCCCGGAGAGCCCTGCTCCCCGGGCCGAGGAGCAGGTAGAGGCGCCGGTCGAAGCGCCGGCCGGCGAGGACGTCGACCCCACCACCGAGGTGGTCTCCGGCGAGGGGCTCTCGGTGACCCTTGGCGAGGTGGAGAAGGCTGTGGACCGCCTGCGCATCTTCGCGCCGCGCGCCGAAGATGGGGCGTTTGCCAGGGCCGACGAGCGTTGGTTTCGCACCCCACAGGCCCAGTCGAGCCTGGTGAACAACCTGCTGCACTTCAAAGTCATGCGTATGAAAGCTCAGGAGTTGGAACTGAGCATCTCGCCAGCAGACGAGATCGCGATGCTTGAATCCCAGGAGCAGATGCAACCGTTTCTGCCCCTGTTTCAAGAAAACGATCAGAGCGAAGCGCTGCGTGCCCACCTCAGCGCAGCCGGCCTGAGTGTGGAGGACGTCCGCCACCTGCTCCACGACATGATCTACGCACAGAAGGTGCACGACGCCCTGATCGAACGCTTCGATGATGAGAAGCTCTGGAAGATCTACGAGGCAGCCAACGACACCGCCACGGTGGTGGCGGTCCGCGGGACCAACACCCCGACCAGTCGCGAGATCGACGAGGCCGTCTCCACGATGGCCTCCGAGATCGAGGCCTACTACCGCGACAACCCCCTGAGGTACATGCGTCCGCAGACCGCGAAGCTCACCGTTCTGCGTCCCAAGTCCGGCGAGAACCCCGAGGCCGTCCAGGAAGCCGCGCGCCGGCTAAAGTCGGGCGAAGAGCCCGAGGCGATTGCCGCCGGCCTGGGGCTGGAGCTGCGCCCGGAGGCCTTTTTGATCCTGCCCGAGAACCCGAAGATCTTTGAAGAGGGCGCCGAGGATGTGGGCTTTGCCATCAGCGGTCCGCGCGGGCAGTACGCCTACCGGGTGCTCGAGCGTATCGAGCCCACTCCGATGGAGCTCAATCGCCCGCTGCGCCGCGAGATCGCCTCACACCTGATGCGCACCCGGGGCATCGTCCCCTCGGCCCGGCAACGGCTCCAGCCGGCGCTCGCGCTCTTAAACGAGGTCCCCACCGGCAAAGCCCTGAGCCCGGCTCAGATCGAGGGCCTGATCACCGCGCTGGAAAACGCCGGGTTTGAGGCCGTGCACTCCGAGCCCTTCTCGGTCAAAGGCACCGGATATATCCCCGGTCTGGGCCTGGCAGAAGAGCTCGCCCAGGCCGCCGCCGAGCGCACCCTTGATGAGCCCACCCTCGATGAGCCGCTGAAGTCTCGCGATGACATCTTTGTCTTTCGACTGGTCGACCGTCAGCACCCCAGCCGCGAAGCCTTTGCGCAGGACAAAGAGAGCTTCCGAGAGAGCTTTATGGCCCATAACGGCCATCGCCTCTCCCAGCAGCTGGTCAACGCCACCCGCGAGGAGCGCAACATCATCATGAATCTGCAGGCGGTCTCCCGGCGCTACCCCTTGATGAGCAAAGACGAGCTCGCGGCCTTCGCCAGCGAGCAGGCCGCGGCCCATCAGGCCGCGCCGTCCCCGAGCGCCGCGGAGGCTCAGGCCTCCAACCCCACGGGCAAATAA
- the truA gene encoding tRNA pseudouridine(38-40) synthase TruA — MVRVRLHIVYRGSAYHGWQIQPRDRTVEGELTRAVQTVLGLEAPVKVQGASRTDSGVHALGQVAHFDHESPRKLWDFVRALNALTDDDICVTRAEEAAEGFHARHSARGKIYRYRIWNHRFNHPFLGDRVWQMGSQLDLERMRQAAAKLVGTHDFEGFRTTGCDSPTTVRKMRRVEVHTRGPSMIEVEVEGTAFLKHMVRIMVGTLVDIGAGRMELSRIDEVFESGERRRAGQTAPACGLTLERVFYPDFPWAEPAPELGGAYLPVGLEA; from the coding sequence ATGGTGCGCGTGAGACTTCATATCGTGTATCGGGGCAGCGCGTATCACGGCTGGCAGATTCAGCCCCGAGATCGCACCGTGGAGGGGGAGTTGACCCGCGCGGTTCAGACGGTGCTCGGGCTGGAGGCGCCGGTGAAGGTGCAGGGAGCCAGCCGCACCGATAGCGGCGTGCATGCCCTGGGGCAGGTGGCCCATTTTGACCACGAGAGCCCGCGCAAGCTCTGGGATTTTGTGCGGGCGCTCAATGCCTTAACCGATGATGACATCTGCGTGACCCGGGCCGAGGAGGCCGCCGAGGGCTTTCACGCGCGTCACTCGGCCCGGGGCAAAATTTACCGCTACCGCATCTGGAACCACCGCTTTAACCATCCCTTCTTAGGCGATCGGGTCTGGCAGATGGGCAGCCAGCTGGATCTGGAGCGCATGCGCCAGGCGGCGGCGAAGCTGGTGGGTACGCATGATTTTGAGGGGTTTCGCACCACCGGCTGCGACAGTCCCACCACGGTGCGCAAGATGCGGCGGGTGGAGGTGCACACCCGGGGGCCTTCAATGATCGAGGTGGAGGTCGAGGGCACCGCCTTTCTCAAGCATATGGTGCGCATCATGGTGGGGACCCTGGTCGACATCGGGGCCGGGCGCATGGAGCTCTCCCGCATCGATGAGGTCTTTGAGAGCGGGGAGCGCCGCCGGGCCGGGCAGACCGCGCCGGCCTGCGGGCTGACCCTGGAGCGGGTGTTCTACCCGGACTTCCCCTGGGCCGAGCCCGCTCCGGAGCTGGGCGGGGCTTATTTGCCCGTGGGGTTGGAGGCCTGA
- a CDS encoding MXAN_2562 family outer membrane beta-barrel protein: protein MNVSTRARHVGGPLVSAGVVMMAVMLSGAAAQAQSPVSGVLEIKGGAYSPRIDQEFGGAEGPFESFFGGKSMVLGEVEYDHHLWRGFGKLSLGFNAGYGSVSARVHTPEGMPIEVSDEARFRVIPLRAGLVYRYDYSALHHNIPLVPKLKAGLDYHLWRVVGPDGETAGAGEERAAGGKFGWHVTAGLNFHLDFIDQGSAAAFDMSWGVNNSYLFAEYTWANVDNFGGEGLDLSTSHFAFGLAFEF, encoded by the coding sequence ATGAATGTTTCGACCCGAGCTCGCCACGTGGGTGGCCCGCTTGTGAGTGCTGGTGTGGTGATGATGGCGGTGATGCTCTCGGGCGCTGCGGCCCAGGCGCAGTCGCCGGTGAGTGGCGTGCTGGAGATCAAGGGCGGGGCCTACAGCCCGCGCATCGATCAGGAGTTCGGAGGGGCCGAGGGGCCCTTTGAGAGCTTCTTCGGCGGCAAGTCGATGGTGTTGGGAGAGGTGGAGTACGACCACCACCTCTGGAGGGGCTTCGGGAAGCTGAGTCTGGGGTTCAACGCCGGCTACGGCTCGGTGAGCGCGCGGGTGCACACCCCCGAGGGCATGCCGATCGAAGTGAGCGACGAGGCGCGTTTTCGGGTCATCCCCCTGCGCGCCGGGCTGGTCTATCGCTACGACTACAGCGCGTTGCATCACAACATCCCGCTGGTGCCCAAGCTGAAGGCCGGCCTGGACTACCACCTCTGGCGGGTGGTCGGCCCGGATGGAGAGACCGCCGGCGCTGGCGAGGAGCGGGCCGCCGGCGGGAAGTTCGGCTGGCACGTGACCGCCGGTTTGAACTTCCACCTGGACTTCATCGATCAGGGCAGCGCGGCGGCCTTCGACATGAGCTGGGGGGTGAACAACTCCTACCTCTTTGCCGAGTACACCTGGGCCAACGTCGATAACTTCGGCGGGGAAGGCCTGGACCTGAGCACGAGTCACTTCGCGTTTGGGCTGGCGTTTGAGTTTTAA
- a CDS encoding aspartate-semialdehyde dehydrogenase: MSKSFPQTPTVAVVGATGAVGREMLAILQERDFPLGKLRLMASSRSAGARVNFGGREVEIEDLAQADFAGVDIVLSSAGGAVSKAFAPRAVQAGAVVIDNTSAFRMDPQVPLVVPEVNPEAIATHQGIIANPNCSTIQLACVLWPLHQAAGLERVVVSTYQSASGAGQKGVDELLCGVRAYIDGEQEAKPATFAHPLAFEALPQIDVFMDDGFTREEEKMMRETRKIMGLDELEIAATCVRVPVVRGHGESVTVDLKGALPVAQARALWEQAPGIEVYDEPAQAKYPLARSSAGTDPCWVGRLRQDRDRLQTLHFWVVADNLRKGAALNAVQIAEALLT, encoded by the coding sequence ATGTCCAAGTCTTTCCCCCAGACCCCCACCGTGGCGGTGGTGGGAGCGACCGGCGCGGTAGGCCGGGAGATGTTGGCGATTCTCCAGGAGCGCGACTTCCCGCTGGGCAAGCTGCGCCTGATGGCCTCGTCGCGCTCGGCCGGCGCGCGGGTGAACTTTGGCGGGCGCGAGGTCGAGATCGAGGACCTGGCCCAGGCCGACTTCGCCGGCGTCGACATCGTGCTCAGCTCGGCCGGCGGGGCCGTCAGCAAGGCCTTTGCCCCGCGGGCGGTGCAGGCCGGGGCGGTGGTGATCGACAACACCAGCGCCTTTCGCATGGATCCGCAGGTGCCCCTGGTGGTGCCCGAGGTCAACCCGGAGGCCATCGCCACCCACCAGGGGATCATCGCCAACCCCAACTGCTCGACGATTCAGCTGGCCTGCGTGCTCTGGCCCCTGCACCAGGCCGCGGGCCTGGAGCGGGTGGTGGTGAGCACCTACCAGTCGGCGTCGGGTGCCGGGCAAAAAGGCGTCGATGAACTCCTCTGTGGAGTGCGCGCGTACATCGACGGGGAACAAGAAGCGAAGCCGGCGACGTTTGCGCATCCGTTAGCGTTTGAAGCCCTGCCGCAGATCGATGTCTTCATGGACGACGGGTTCACCCGCGAAGAAGAAAAGATGATGCGCGAGACCCGTAAAATCATGGGACTGGACGAGCTGGAGATCGCCGCGACCTGCGTGCGGGTGCCGGTGGTCCGGGGCCATGGGGAGTCGGTGACGGTCGATCTCAAGGGGGCACTCCCGGTGGCGCAGGCGCGCGCGCTCTGGGAGCAGGCCCCCGGGATCGAGGTGTACGACGAGCCGGCGCAGGCGAAGTATCCGCTGGCGCGAAGCTCGGCGGGCACCGACCCCTGCTGGGTCGGGCGCCTGCGTCAGGACCGCGATCGCTTACAAACGCTGCATTTCTGGGTGGTTGCCGACAATTTACGTAAAGGCGCGGCGCTCAACGCCGTGCAGATTGCCGAGGCGCTCCTGACCTGA